ATTTATGTTTAATCTTTTCCAGTAAACAACATTCATACTACGTAATAAAGAATCaactaatattttttaaaatcagaAAAGCAAAAgcaataatatttacaactaatatttatataatatgtggGTGAGGTAAAAAACAACATTATTACAAACTATGTATTCAATTGTTAGTCTTATGTGACATTTATTTTACAGTCATCTTATGGTTCCtccttataattttatttcaaacacgataacaattaattaatatttatagcgATACATCATTCAAGGATTCTGTTTTCTATGTTAGCCTCTAGAATTTTATAGAAGCATTTTCGTTGCAACTTgattaatactttttttaaacactatttatttattgttatttaacattatttctgaattttattgatcagattttactattattgtgaattacataatataaatatcgtACATTGACATAGTGATAACTGGTCAGCAGAAATATTAAATGCATCAATTACTCTATACAAGTTCtattattctatacaaaatttggaattagtattatttttattactagaTACATtgtcatatttaatattttgtatttatttatgcttAAATCTGCCAGTCTTTTTCGTCATAAATTGCATTCTGAAATCTCACTATTTGGTCTGTTATGCTTGGTCTTAATTATCACGAACTCTTACAGATTAATTTATTCTGAAGCGACAAATAATCCATTAACAGAATGCGGATAGCACATACTTTTatgattttaaacatttttgctATCATTAATCACAATTATTAATTGGAAGAAGAAGTAGGAGGATGAACATATTAATTTcagtttagaaatatatattacttataacTGTCTATGattaagaatttaaataaaatgtagaatagtTTTTAATTCAGGGTTAATATGAGCTAAATCAATGTACACACGATTTTGTCTGATCTCCAATATACACCTATGATGCtcgttatatattaatattctttaaaaaatttgtattgagtttttctttacaataaacaaattataatttctataaatgtttCATGACGCTTTGTTCTTGACGGAAAGACGAGTTGCTAGGGAGTATGCGTGTGGGAAATTGTGTACGATAACGTAAACCATCCCCAAGTAGATGACGATGGCGATTGTAAGAAAGAGATCAAAGACAGCTGGTTTTACGCTGCAATGTAATAATTAGTTAATTGACTGTgttgttcattttattaataatggtAAACTGGGATCAATATTTACCTGTACACGTTCATTGTTGCCTTGGTAACATCATAAAAAACAAATTCTGGATCCTGTTTATCAGGGGTATGTAGGGTAACTTTGACATCTCCAAGGTACCTGGCCATTGCTTCCTTTAATGTACTGATTAACATATTATGTTTGTCTGCTAATAAGGGAGCAGCCCTTGGTTGCGATGCTAAGTAACCAAACCATAAGGATAAGGATTCCTTTGACACTTCCTGTAAAAGTTAATAACATTAGAAACAATGCTCTTCCATTTTTCTATTCCTCTTAAAAAATCAAGCATACCAATGGATCTGTAAAAATCTGACTAGAGCTTAAGTTATATATATGCCTTGCTAATGCTTCAGCAACTACTTGAGTATGCTTATGTAGCCTATCTATTTGCCCTCCTTTCATTAAGTCTAAGATTGTGGTTCTAATTGGATCTTCATGGCTCTTGAGTGTGGACAAGGTTGCAGCAGGTAATCTCCTCATGCTGTATCTTTCGTGTTCCCAAGCCAGTGTTTTGTCAGCTAGGTTTATTTTCTTGTGAACTCCTTCGACTGTAGTTGTATTAGATAATTCGGAAACAGCTTTAAGCTCTTTGAAAAAGTAAAAGCCAGTGGAGTTTTCCTTTGGTGGTTTTGACACATGTACATAAAGGTGATCATTGGTAGATACTGTATCCAAGCAAATAACAAATGCTGCATCCTAATACAAGGACATATAATGAATTATGCTACCTTGACATGTAAAAGTATGAGTACTCttaaaatgtatattacttGTATTACAGAGCCTTCAAGGCCATCCAGTTGATCCTCCAACCATTTTTTACTACCTTGATAATTAAGTTTACCAGCACCAGTTACAATGAAGACAAGGTTGTACTGTGGCCTTGACCTATTAGTAGAATACAAAGTAGAAAACAATCTTGCAATTTCTAATAACATAGCCATCCCTGACGCATTACTGTCTGCTCCAAATGACAACTcctatttattaaacaatatatgcttcattttttgttatttgtaccttgtataattttataccaaAAGCAACACTTACAGGGGCAACTCCTGTGCTATCATAATGGGTTACCAAAGCTATTGTCGGTAACTTTTCCTCTGCTCTGGTACCAGCTAATTTACCATGCAATGTAGCCACTTTAACGTCTGTTTTAAGAAGTGCTTGTCCAGATGGCACAACAACTTGATAACCGCTGGCAGATATAGAGTTAAACATTGCTTCTGCAGCAGAACCAGCTTTTTCATCCGTAATAAATCCATTAGAAAGGTCATCCAGAATTGTTTGTAAATCTGGATGCCACGTAGCGAAGTAAACTGGTATTACTGTTTCTGGTCCGAAGATCATGGACTCTTCGAGGCTCATAACATgctaaaatgaataattccagTTGCTTTATCCCAATagcaataaacattaaaataagttAACTGGATAACCTGCTTCTCTTCTAATGTCAAGTCATTAATTTTCTCTGGTAGAACTACAATTAAGGCTCCAGCTTTGTTCTTAATTGAATGGAATAGAGTTGGTGTAAGGTCCAGAGCTTTAGCAACTACACAGTGCCTGGAAGTGCTCCATCCAGTGAGGGACCTGGCCTCCAAGGAAATTGGAGCACTGCGGCAACCTGAATGAGAAGTTCAATCTTATCGCGGTCGTAACACTTAATTAGGCCAAAAAAGTGTCGAGATTACGTTACCATGAGGTTCACCGTGCAAGTCATACTGGTGCATCCGATATACTGGAAATTCATGCGATGCCGCAACTGGGTTGACCGGggatataataataaagatcgGTAAAATGATCAGTAAATAATACGGCAGATATCCCCGACATAACTCGGCGAAACTGTCGCATTCTTCCAGCCAcatcttttcaaaatttcactcAGGTATATACTAAGGCCCCGATTATTTTCATCGACCTATTACCACGCGACCAGCTACTCCCGAGTTAGTTGTGCTCTCGGTCACGGTAGGAGCTATATGTAACTACTCACAAACAACCTAATTAAATCTAGTGCAGAAATCAGGGTGGCCAATGGACAAACGgagaatattctaaatatagtAGCATCTGAATACGTGCTTCTCTcacaacataaatattattatatacaaaaactttagaaattattaatacccCAATAATCAATAACTACTATGCGTTGCACTTTTCAATTACAAGCAATTACATTGCAAGCTTATAGGACTCCATGTAATATATTCTCTTTGCCTATAAAACTGTCAATAGGAAAATCATATCAAACAAAATGATCGAAGTTGACCAAGTAGTAAATAAACTAAATCAGTTATACAAACTTGTTCGTCTTATATTTGATTAACTTATTATCTCGTCTATGCTATTAATTATTCATGGAGAATTTCAAATGATAGTACACTACCACCTAAATGTAAAATACGGAACTAACTAGCTAATTAGTTTAAATATTCGGCTATAGATGTCGTGACAAgtatttcgaattaaattgtttatgttTACAAGTGTTAAATTAACGAAATACAATTTTGCTTATAAAGTATGTTTCATTCGACAATGTTCTGTTTTGTCTACTCCGACTTCAGTTACGTTTgccaataatatttttctttatttaaattcttaagATACTTCTCCAATTCGCGGGAAGTTTCAAATAGGAACTTCCGGTTTCCTCCACTCCTCGGCGTCTAACGGTGTCATTTGTAAGTTGGCGGTGAAACAGAATGAGTCGCGGTACCGTTCCAGTGaggtattcatttttaattacctTTCAAccgcaataaatattaaatttattgcttACGAATGCGTCGATGTATTGTTAACGTTTTAAAGTAAGAATTAATCGGATTTTAAGAAAAGAACTTCTGATTTCCATCATTGATTTCGGTATTGTTCTCCAACGGATACCAATTCTACAGACcagttctataaatatataatttcgaattaaactcgaattatttaatatccatAGTTGTTATTCAGTGTACTAATACATTTGCGTTTATTTTACTAAAACCAACGAACTTTACCTTCCATTCTCATTATAGATTTCTAATCAGAATCGGATCAGCATTGGCGCCTTTTCCTGACACCATGACAGTTAACATTCAGTTGGAGTGAAAGAGCGTAATTTTCTTCAACGAAATGGGTAATGTATTTCTACAGTATATTCAAGTTTTAATTTTGAATCCTAGCAATTAAAAATGGTCGAACATGTAAACTGCACATTCAGATCAttgtattcaattaattttctggaAGCATTAAAAGAGAACTGCGCTTCAAACTTGAATCTTTGCTTCTTCCTCGAGCGTGCAGTGCAGTAACGCCATCTTGTATCAGAAATATGCATTATTATGCAGTTCGGTCATTTTACCAGAGATGGCGAACACGTGTCACTCACGTGGGTACCCACGCTTGTTCAAATATGAACGTCATTTGCCAAAGTGATTAActcaaagtatttatataatatagtatgcACTATTCTTGGCAATGAAATACATACTTTTCTCAGCATTTACTGCAACAATTGATTCACCAATGACTATTTCAAAATACAAATCCAAGATCTCAATAAACCCATTATATAATTACTAcaacaaaatacaaattaattttaatgcccGATAGTTCCAATGAGAATCCTTTGCACTGAAGACTATTctctagaaacattcaacactcgacgaaatataaacaatattattcactgtaatttaataataattcacacAAGAAACAaggaaatgtattattatataataacataatttaacaatttttaaatactaatatttttaacacgttgaatatcaTGGAAGTCACGGATGatccccaaccaaattgaattactatagttcattcaataaaacgattatttgaaaatatttctatattatacataacgTTACCtgatacggtgacattcagctagataatgcaataataataataatgcaattcaatgaaatgatttaacatcacatttcttccattttgaTTATTTTGCTAAAATCGTGTGacatttatgttaataaaaGCATAATGCTTTAATAAGagcataataattttattctaattctaaaacaatataatctaagaaattcaaaaattttattatacattatacaaagtttaatattccatattatttCTAGTTTCACTATATCTAATCAAGCCGCGAGAGTTACCTCTCCACTGCAATGGGTTAATCAAGCATCAGCGGCACGTTGATATTGAACAGCATCTGATTTATAAGGAATTCCTTATCCATATTTCCACTTGGCACGAAACGAACAGGAAATACGTAACTCGGTTATAAGACAGTATTCAACAATCTGTCCATACCGATGCAATCGCTTCTCGAATATATCGCGTCTCGCGAAATAACCGGTGCACCGACCTCCTCGGACTCCGTACGAGCGAGTACTCGAGCGATCCGAATAGACGTATCATAAACTGCGGGCAACTGGTATTCTCAGACCGCACCGAGGCCTCTTGCagttttgtttctctttcctct
This is a stretch of genomic DNA from Nomia melanderi isolate GNS246 chromosome 1, iyNomMela1, whole genome shotgun sequence. It encodes these proteins:
- the LOC116434603 gene encoding BOS complex subunit ncln, which encodes MWLEECDSFAELCRGYLPYYLLIILPIFIIISPVNPVAASHEFPVYRMHQYDLHGEPHGCRSAPISLEARSLTGWSTSRHCVVAKALDLTPTLFHSIKNKAGALIVVLPEKINDLTLEEKQHVMSLEESMIFGPETVIPVYFATWHPDLQTILDDLSNGFITDEKAGSAAEAMFNSISASGYQVVVPSGQALLKTDVKVATLHGKLAGTRAEEKLPTIALVTHYDSTGVAPELSFGADSNASGMAMLLEIARLFSTLYSTNRSRPQYNLVFIVTGAGKLNYQGSKKWLEDQLDGLEGSVIQDAAFVICLDTVSTNDHLYVHVSKPPKENSTGFYFFKELKAVSELSNTTTVEGVHKKINLADKTLAWEHERYSMRRLPAATLSTLKSHEDPIRTTILDLMKGGQIDRLHKHTQVVAEALARHIYNLSSSQIFTDPLEVSKESLSLWFGYLASQPRAAPLLADKHNMLISTLKEAMARYLGDVKVTLHTPDKQDPEFVFYDVTKATMNVYSVKPAVFDLFLTIAIVIYLGMVYVIVHNFPHAYSLATRLSVKNKAS